Proteins from a single region of Azospira inquinata:
- the pilQ gene encoding type IV pilus secretin family protein, with product MTGINKILRWVVGAVLTLGVVLGAVADDNLPNTLESVNLATTGDTVTLRLNFKEAIATPPNSFSVANPARIALDFVGVANGLGKPAQQMSSGLLKSVNAVQVGNRTRVVLNLSQNASYDTRVEGNAVVVALKVVQAAINYAEAPAHFAPTVYAKTTHSIKDISFRRGKSGEGRILVDLSDPSVGVDVRRQGRDLVADFQGVTLPGDLLKRFDVTDFGTPVNSFLVSREKGNVHLVVKAGGDWEHQAYQADNQFIIELHKAVQDPNKLTKGNSAAEYSGDKISLNIQNTPIKQLLQTLGEEFGYNVVMSDSVQGSISLRLQDVPWDQAFDLILEKGGLDKRKRGNVLLVAPKDELMKKEEMEMQALQQISDVEPLRTETFQLNYQKAEAFQKILTDDKQRILSKRGSAVIDERTNTLFIQDTPARLEELRKIIAKVDVPVRQVLIEARIVIASDDFAKNLGARLGVTDAGQKATRSNRIQSSIGTINSNAYLTGQLSDKPSFLTSGVSTNDSATSVNLPASSINGTEAGAFSLTLFNPSATKFLNLEISALEQDGKGKVVSSPRVMTSDQAEAVIEQGTEIPYQQATSSGATAVQFKKANLSLKVRPQITPDGRVIMALDINKDEPDTTSVAGAVAIKTKHIKTDILVDNGGTVVIGGIYEESDTKTVSRIPFLGDLPYVGFLFRNTKTDYSKTELMVFITPKIVSDNLALR from the coding sequence ATGACGGGTATTAATAAAATCCTGCGCTGGGTCGTGGGGGCGGTGTTAACCCTGGGGGTCGTCCTGGGTGCGGTGGCGGATGATAACCTCCCCAATACCCTGGAAAGCGTCAATCTGGCAACGACCGGGGATACGGTAACCCTGCGGTTGAATTTCAAGGAAGCGATTGCAACGCCGCCCAACAGCTTTAGCGTAGCCAATCCGGCCCGTATTGCCCTGGATTTCGTGGGGGTGGCCAACGGCCTGGGTAAGCCTGCCCAGCAAATGTCTTCCGGATTGCTGAAAAGTGTTAACGCGGTCCAGGTGGGTAACCGGACCCGGGTGGTCCTCAATCTTTCCCAGAATGCCAGCTACGATACCCGTGTCGAGGGGAATGCCGTCGTTGTGGCCTTGAAAGTTGTACAAGCGGCTATTAATTATGCTGAGGCCCCTGCCCATTTCGCTCCTACCGTATATGCGAAAACTACCCACTCCATTAAAGACATTAGTTTCCGTCGGGGTAAAAGTGGGGAAGGCCGGATATTGGTGGACCTGAGCGATCCGTCCGTTGGTGTGGATGTGCGTCGTCAAGGGCGTGATTTGGTGGCCGATTTCCAAGGCGTGACCTTGCCGGGCGATTTGCTCAAACGCTTTGATGTCACGGATTTTGGAACGCCGGTAAATTCTTTCCTGGTTTCCCGGGAAAAAGGGAATGTGCATCTTGTGGTGAAAGCGGGGGGTGACTGGGAGCACCAAGCTTATCAAGCGGATAATCAATTCATTATCGAACTGCATAAAGCGGTGCAAGACCCTAATAAATTAACCAAGGGAAATAGTGCGGCGGAGTATTCCGGAGATAAGATTTCTTTGAATATTCAGAATACCCCCATTAAACAATTGCTGCAGACATTGGGTGAAGAGTTTGGCTATAACGTAGTTATGTCCGACTCGGTGCAGGGCTCTATCAGCTTGCGCTTGCAAGATGTTCCCTGGGATCAAGCGTTTGATCTGATTCTGGAGAAGGGGGGCTTGGACAAGCGGAAGCGTGGTAACGTGTTGCTCGTGGCGCCTAAGGACGAGCTGATGAAAAAAGAAGAAATGGAAATGCAGGCGCTTCAGCAGATCAGCGACGTTGAGCCTTTGCGCACAGAAACTTTCCAGCTCAATTATCAAAAGGCGGAAGCTTTCCAAAAGATTCTGACTGACGACAAACAGCGGATTCTTTCAAAACGAGGTAGCGCAGTTATTGACGAGCGTACCAATACCTTATTTATCCAAGATACGCCTGCGCGGTTAGAAGAATTGCGGAAAATAATTGCTAAGGTAGATGTGCCGGTGCGACAGGTATTGATTGAGGCTAGAATAGTTATCGCTAGCGATGATTTCGCTAAAAATTTGGGGGCTCGTCTGGGGGTTACTGATGCAGGGCAAAAAGCAACACGATCTAATCGTATTCAATCTAGCATTGGTACGATAAACAGTAATGCGTATTTGACTGGTCAGTTATCTGATAAACCTTCTTTTTTGACTAGTGGGGTCTCTACAAACGACAGCGCTACAAGCGTTAATTTGCCTGCGTCGTCGATTAATGGAACTGAGGCCGGAGCGTTCTCTTTGACTTTATTTAATCCGTCGGCAACTAAATTCCTGAATTTGGAAATTTCTGCTCTGGAGCAAGATGGGAAAGGGAAAGTGGTTTCCAGTCCCCGGGTAATGACGTCTGATCAAGCTGAAGCGGTAATCGAGCAAGGTACGGAAATTCCTTATCAGCAGGCTACTAGTTCCGGTGCTACGGCTGTGCAATTTAAAAAAGCTAATTTGTCTTTGAAGGTGCGTCCTCAGATCACGCCGGATGGCCGGGTTATCATGGCATTGGATATCAATAAGGATGAACCAGATACCACAAGTGTGGCTGGTGCGGTAGCGATTAAGACAAAGCATATTAAGACCGATATTCTGGTGGATAATGGCGGTACCGTGGTTATCGGCGGTATTTATGAAGAATCCGATACTAAGACGGTTAGCCGCATTCCTTTCCTCGGGGATTTGCCTTATGTTGGCTTTCTGTTCCGCAATACCAAGACGGATTACAGCAAGACAGAGTTGATGGTCTTTATTACGCCGAAAATCGTATCGGATAATCTGGCCTTGCGCTGA
- a CDS encoding type IV pilus inner membrane component PilO produces MKMGRLSLKDLDFQTIANEFRGLNPNDIGAWPLYPRMALLVAIFLFVLAGGWWFFWSDQLSELSTKQQEEQQLRDEYLNKKRQAINLDLYTEQLNEIDRSFGNLLKQLPNKSEVDALLSEINQAGIGRGLTFDLFRPGQEALKDFYAELPVAIRLTGNYHDFGAFAEDVGKLSRIVTLNNISIVAPDGKTGAKGGGPLVMEATAKTFRYLDEEEVAEQKKAAKAAGGKKK; encoded by the coding sequence ATGAAAATGGGGCGTTTATCACTTAAAGATCTGGATTTTCAGACCATTGCCAATGAGTTCAGGGGGCTGAATCCCAATGACATTGGTGCTTGGCCGCTCTATCCCCGTATGGCCTTGCTGGTGGCCATTTTCCTTTTTGTGCTGGCTGGCGGATGGTGGTTCTTCTGGAGTGACCAGTTAAGCGAGCTGAGCACCAAGCAGCAGGAAGAGCAGCAGCTGCGGGATGAGTATCTGAATAAAAAGCGTCAAGCCATCAATCTGGATTTGTACACCGAACAGCTTAATGAAATAGACCGGTCCTTTGGCAACCTGCTGAAGCAGCTGCCCAATAAATCGGAAGTGGATGCCCTCCTGAGCGAAATCAATCAGGCCGGTATCGGTCGGGGCCTGACCTTTGATCTATTCCGTCCCGGACAGGAAGCCTTGAAGGACTTCTATGCGGAGCTTCCGGTCGCTATCCGGCTCACCGGGAATTACCATGATTTCGGTGCATTTGCAGAAGATGTGGGGAAACTCTCCCGTATCGTTACCCTGAACAACATCAGTATTGTCGCACCAGATGGTAAAACCGGTGCCAAAGGCGGCGGACCGTTGGTGATGGAGGCAACAGCCAAGACTTTCCGCTACCTGGACGAAGAAGAAGTTGCCGAACAGAAAAAAGCGGCAAAAGCGGCGGGGGGCAAGAAAAAATGA
- a CDS encoding shikimate kinase, whose translation MGAGKTTVGRLLAKRLGLTFVDVDQEIEARTGVPIPVIFEIEGEGGFRRREELVVADLARCTGLVMATGGGVVMSPENRACLQRNGWVVYLSAPPHLLFERTKNDRNRPLLQVQDPLQKLRDLLALRDPLYREVADFVVDGAKHSAAGTVNLLTKEFTRRFP comes from the coding sequence ATGGGGGCCGGGAAGACGACGGTGGGGCGGCTCTTGGCCAAGCGGCTGGGGCTGACATTCGTGGATGTGGACCAGGAAATCGAAGCCCGTACGGGAGTGCCCATTCCGGTGATTTTTGAAATCGAGGGAGAAGGGGGCTTCCGGCGTCGGGAAGAGCTGGTAGTGGCGGATTTGGCCCGGTGCACGGGGCTGGTGATGGCGACGGGCGGTGGTGTGGTGATGAGCCCGGAGAACCGAGCCTGTTTGCAGCGCAACGGCTGGGTGGTCTATCTAAGTGCGCCCCCCCATCTGCTGTTTGAACGGACTAAAAATGACCGCAACCGGCCCCTGCTTCAGGTGCAAGACCCGTTGCAGAAGCTTCGGGATCTCCTCGCCCTGCGAGATCCCCTGTACCGGGAAGTGGCGGATTTTGTGGTGGATGGGGCCAAGCATTCGGCAGCAGGTACGGTTAATCTGCTGACCAAGGAATTTACGAGACGATTCCCATGA
- a CDS encoding pilus assembly protein PilP has product MMRLFGLCFLVLLGLNACGGGNHDDIKEWMRSSEQNLRGKIPPLPQVNPYVPIAYDAAGMTDPFNDIKLEKGRELGGGGMRPDFNRPKEPLEAYPLDSLQYVGFLHRGKVPYAMVLANGALFQVKVGNYLGQDFGIVTSISETEIKLRELVQDTSGDWSERVSSLQLQDKETGK; this is encoded by the coding sequence ATGATGCGTTTATTTGGCCTCTGTTTCTTGGTGCTGCTTGGCTTAAATGCTTGTGGTGGCGGTAACCATGACGATATAAAAGAATGGATGCGTAGTTCGGAACAAAATCTTCGGGGAAAAATTCCCCCGTTGCCCCAAGTCAATCCCTATGTGCCTATTGCTTATGATGCGGCAGGGATGACCGATCCGTTTAATGACATAAAACTGGAAAAGGGCCGGGAATTAGGTGGGGGCGGCATGCGTCCTGATTTCAATCGGCCAAAGGAGCCATTGGAAGCCTATCCCCTGGATTCTCTCCAATATGTGGGTTTTTTACATCGCGGCAAAGTGCCCTATGCCATGGTGTTGGCAAACGGTGCTCTGTTCCAGGTAAAAGTGGGTAATTACTTGGGCCAAGACTTCGGTATTGTGACATCCATTTCTGAGACGGAAATAAAGCTTCGTGAATTGGTCCAGGACACCTCCGGGGACTGGAGCGAACGTGTAAGCTCTTTGCAGCTGCAGGATAAGGAGACGGGTAAATGA
- the gltB gene encoding glutamate synthase large subunit, producing the protein MDSVVPGGAVPERQGLYDPVNEQDACGVGFVAHIKNQKSHGIVEQGLEILKNLDHRGATGYDPLLGDGAGILLQLPDALLRPEAAKLGITLPEFGSYACGNIFLPQSDNGRLACESAVARIVHEEGQVFLGWRDVPRNNQGLAQAAKDSEPVVRQVFIGKGANVADQDGFERKLFVIRKRVEHAVRKLKLDDGSQFYIPSLSSRTIVYKGLLLAHQVGEYFSDLEDPRCVSALALVHQRFSTNTFPTWDLSHPFRMIAHNGEINTVRGNVNWMKARQKAMESKWLAEDLDKLWPLIQEGQSDSACFDNALELLTMGGYSLAHAMMMLIPEAWAGNPLMDEERRAFYEYHAALMEPWDGPAAVAFTDGRQIGATLDRNGLRPARYLVTEDDVVLMASEMGVLTFPQEKIVKKWRLQPGKMFLIDLEQGRIIDDQELKQSLAAAKPYRQWIEQSRYFLGELPEAGGELPPRYDSLLDVQQAFGFTQEDLKFILKPMAEKGEEATGSMGNDSSLPVLSDKNKPLFNYFKQLFAQVTNPPIDPIREEIVMSLTSFIGPKPNLLGEEETCPPIRLEVHQPVLTNADMAKLRAIDRSTSGRYKSVVLDITWPAAEGAEGCDKALEKVCAEAEKSVVAGFNVLILSDRSVSRDRVAIPALLATSAVHHHLVKKGLRTSTGLVVDTGAAKETHHFALLAGYGAEAVCPWLTMDTLADLAAQLPGNVTAYDAQKHFIKAVNKGLRKVMSKMGISTYQSYCGAQIFEAIGLSTEFVKRFFTGTATQVEGIGLKEVAEEALRIHRGAYSPDPVLANALDAGGDYAFRIRGEEHMWTPDAIAKLQHSTRSGKYDTYKEYAKIINDQSKRHMTLRGLFDIKPAGPPVALEEVESAKDIVKRFATGAMSLGSISTEAHTTLAVAMNRIGGKSNTGEGGEDANRFKPVKAGQKLSEIIGAGRIERDLELKEGDSLRSAIKQVASGRFGVTSEYLVNADQIQIKMAQGAKPGEGGQLPGHKVSEYIGFLRHSVPGVGLISPPPHHDIYSIEDLAQLIHDLKNVNPMASVSVKLVSEVGVGTVAAGVSKAKADHLVISGHDGGTGASPLSSIKHAGAPWELGLAETQQTLVLNRLRGRIRVQVDGQMKTGRDVVIGALLGADEFGFATAPLVVEGCIMMRKCHLNTCPVGVATQDPELRRRFSGQPEHVVNYFFFVAEEVRELMASMGIRKLDDMIGRADLLDMKAGVDHWKAKGLDYSSIFYMPPVSADVARLHRETQDHALGKALDNTLIQAAKPALEKGEKVVIETPIRNVNRTVGAMLGGEVARRYGYAGLPDNTIQVKLSGTAGQSFGAFLSKGITFELVGEGNDYVGKGLSGGRIIIKSPESFRGTSTENIIVGNTVLYGAIDGEVFFNGVAGERFCVRNSGATAVVEGVGDHGCEYMTGGTVVVLGQTGRNFAAGMSGGVAFVLDEDGDFESRCNLAQVSLDGVKDEKSAPALGACSDLSGHGKVDVRHLAMSDEALLKGLVESHLAATGSPRAKQILDDWANYRAKFVKVMPNEYRRALTEIVAQQQKQQEAV; encoded by the coding sequence ATGGATAGTGTTGTCCCAGGTGGGGCCGTCCCCGAACGGCAGGGCCTGTACGATCCGGTCAACGAACAGGACGCCTGCGGCGTCGGTTTCGTGGCCCATATCAAAAACCAAAAGAGCCACGGGATCGTTGAACAGGGTCTGGAGATCCTGAAAAATCTGGATCACCGTGGCGCGACCGGTTACGACCCTCTGCTGGGGGACGGGGCCGGGATTTTGCTGCAGCTGCCCGACGCCCTGCTGCGTCCCGAGGCGGCCAAACTGGGCATTACCCTGCCCGAGTTCGGCAGCTACGCCTGCGGCAACATCTTCCTGCCCCAGTCCGACAACGGTCGGCTGGCCTGCGAGTCCGCCGTCGCCCGGATTGTTCATGAAGAAGGTCAGGTTTTCCTCGGCTGGCGGGATGTGCCCCGGAACAACCAGGGGCTGGCCCAGGCCGCCAAGGATTCCGAGCCCGTGGTGCGCCAAGTCTTCATCGGCAAGGGCGCCAATGTGGCGGACCAGGACGGCTTTGAACGCAAGCTGTTCGTGATCCGCAAGCGGGTCGAACATGCGGTGCGCAAGCTCAAGCTGGATGACGGCAGCCAGTTCTATATTCCGTCCCTGTCTTCCCGGACCATTGTTTACAAGGGCTTGCTGCTGGCTCATCAGGTGGGTGAATACTTCTCCGACCTGGAGGACCCCCGTTGCGTTTCCGCCCTGGCTTTGGTGCACCAACGCTTCTCCACCAACACCTTCCCCACCTGGGATTTGTCCCATCCGTTCCGAATGATTGCCCACAACGGTGAAATCAACACCGTCCGGGGCAACGTGAACTGGATGAAGGCCCGGCAAAAGGCCATGGAATCCAAGTGGCTGGCTGAGGATCTGGATAAGCTCTGGCCCCTGATCCAGGAAGGTCAGTCCGATTCCGCTTGTTTCGACAATGCCCTGGAATTGCTGACCATGGGCGGCTACAGCCTAGCCCATGCCATGATGATGCTGATCCCGGAAGCCTGGGCCGGCAATCCCCTCATGGACGAAGAACGGCGCGCCTTCTACGAATACCATGCCGCCCTGATGGAACCCTGGGATGGCCCCGCCGCCGTGGCCTTCACCGACGGTCGTCAAATTGGCGCCACCCTGGACCGGAATGGCCTGCGTCCCGCCCGTTATTTGGTAACGGAAGACGACGTGGTGCTGATGGCCTCCGAAATGGGGGTGCTGACTTTCCCCCAAGAAAAGATCGTCAAGAAATGGCGTCTCCAGCCCGGGAAGATGTTCCTCATCGACCTGGAACAAGGCCGCATTATCGATGACCAGGAACTGAAGCAATCCCTGGCCGCCGCCAAGCCTTACCGTCAGTGGATCGAGCAATCCCGCTACTTCCTGGGCGAACTGCCGGAAGCCGGTGGCGAACTGCCTCCCCGCTATGATTCCCTGCTGGACGTGCAACAGGCCTTCGGTTTCACCCAGGAAGACCTGAAATTCATCCTCAAGCCCATGGCTGAAAAGGGTGAAGAAGCCACGGGCTCCATGGGCAATGATTCCTCCCTGCCCGTGCTGTCTGACAAGAACAAGCCCCTCTTCAACTATTTCAAGCAGCTTTTTGCCCAGGTGACCAATCCGCCGATCGACCCCATCCGGGAAGAGATCGTCATGTCCCTGACCAGCTTCATTGGGCCCAAGCCCAATCTGCTGGGGGAGGAAGAAACCTGCCCGCCGATCCGTCTGGAAGTGCACCAACCGGTGCTGACCAATGCGGATATGGCCAAGCTGCGCGCTATCGACCGTTCTACCTCGGGCCGTTACAAGTCCGTAGTGCTGGATATCACCTGGCCCGCCGCCGAAGGGGCGGAAGGCTGTGATAAGGCCCTGGAAAAGGTCTGCGCCGAAGCGGAAAAGAGTGTGGTGGCCGGCTTCAATGTGCTGATCCTCTCCGACCGTTCCGTGAGTCGGGACCGGGTGGCCATTCCTGCCCTGCTGGCTACCTCCGCCGTCCATCATCACCTGGTGAAGAAGGGCCTGCGCACTTCCACCGGCCTGGTGGTGGATACGGGGGCCGCCAAGGAAACCCACCACTTCGCCCTCCTGGCCGGTTACGGCGCGGAAGCGGTTTGCCCCTGGCTGACCATGGACACCCTGGCCGATCTGGCGGCCCAGCTGCCCGGCAATGTGACTGCCTACGATGCCCAAAAGCATTTCATCAAGGCGGTGAACAAGGGCCTGCGTAAGGTCATGTCCAAGATGGGCATTTCGACCTACCAGTCCTACTGTGGCGCCCAGATTTTCGAGGCCATCGGTCTTTCCACCGAGTTCGTGAAGCGTTTCTTCACCGGTACCGCCACCCAGGTGGAAGGCATCGGCCTGAAGGAAGTGGCGGAGGAAGCCCTGCGCATCCACCGTGGCGCTTACAGCCCGGACCCGGTGCTGGCCAATGCTCTGGACGCAGGGGGCGACTACGCCTTCCGCATCCGCGGCGAAGAACACATGTGGACGCCGGACGCCATTGCCAAGCTGCAACATTCCACCCGCAGCGGCAAGTACGACACCTACAAGGAATACGCCAAGATCATCAACGACCAGAGCAAGCGTCACATGACCTTGCGCGGTCTGTTTGATATCAAGCCGGCGGGCCCCCCCGTCGCCCTGGAAGAAGTGGAATCCGCCAAGGACATCGTCAAGCGCTTTGCGACCGGTGCCATGTCCCTGGGCTCCATCTCTACGGAAGCCCACACCACCCTGGCCGTGGCCATGAACCGGATTGGCGGCAAGTCCAATACCGGGGAAGGGGGCGAAGATGCGAACCGCTTCAAGCCGGTGAAGGCCGGGCAGAAGCTGTCCGAAATCATCGGTGCCGGTCGTATCGAACGGGATCTGGAACTGAAGGAAGGGGATTCCCTCCGCTCCGCCATTAAACAGGTGGCCTCCGGCCGCTTCGGGGTGACCTCCGAATACCTGGTCAATGCGGACCAAATCCAGATCAAGATGGCCCAAGGCGCCAAGCCGGGTGAAGGCGGTCAGCTTCCCGGTCACAAGGTTTCCGAATACATCGGTTTCCTGCGCCACTCCGTGCCGGGTGTCGGCCTGATTTCGCCCCCGCCCCACCACGACATCTACTCCATCGAGGACTTGGCCCAGCTGATCCACGACCTGAAGAACGTCAATCCCATGGCGTCCGTCTCCGTCAAGCTGGTGTCCGAAGTGGGCGTGGGTACGGTGGCTGCCGGGGTGTCCAAAGCCAAGGCCGATCACCTGGTGATCTCCGGCCATGACGGCGGCACCGGGGCTTCTCCCCTGTCCTCCATCAAGCACGCTGGTGCGCCCTGGGAACTGGGCCTGGCCGAAACCCAGCAGACCCTGGTGCTGAACCGCTTGCGCGGCCGCATCCGGGTCCAGGTGGACGGTCAGATGAAGACCGGTCGGGACGTGGTCATCGGTGCCCTGCTGGGGGCTGATGAATTCGGCTTCGCCACCGCTCCCCTGGTGGTGGAAGGCTGCATCATGATGCGTAAGTGCCACCTGAACACCTGCCCGGTGGGCGTGGCGACCCAGGATCCGGAACTGCGCCGCCGTTTCTCCGGCCAGCCGGAACATGTGGTGAACTACTTCTTCTTCGTTGCCGAAGAAGTGCGGGAACTCATGGCCTCCATGGGTATCCGCAAACTGGACGACATGATCGGGCGGGCTGACCTGCTGGACATGAAGGCCGGTGTGGATCACTGGAAGGCCAAGGGTCTGGATTACTCCAGCATCTTCTACATGCCGCCGGTGAGCGCCGATGTGGCCCGGCTGCATCGGGAAACCCAAGACCATGCCCTGGGCAAGGCCCTGGACAACACCCTGATCCAGGCCGCCAAGCCGGCCCTGGAAAAGGGCGAGAAGGTGGTCATCGAAACCCCGATCCGAAACGTGAACCGCACCGTGGGTGCCATGTTGGGCGGGGAAGTGGCCCGCCGCTACGGCTACGCCGGTCTGCCCGACAACACCATCCAGGTGAAGTTGAGCGGCACCGCGGGTCAGAGCTTCGGCGCTTTCCTCTCCAAGGGCATTACCTTCGAGCTGGTGGGCGAAGGCAATGACTACGTAGGCAAGGGCCTGTCCGGTGGTCGCATCATCATCAAGTCGCCGGAAAGCTTCCGGGGCACTTCCACGGAAAACATCATTGTCGGCAATACGGTGCTTTACGGCGCCATCGACGGCGAGGTGTTCTTCAACGGGGTGGCCGGGGAACGGTTCTGCGTGCGTAACTCCGGTGCCACTGCGGTGGTGGAAGGGGTGGGCGACCACGGCTGCGAATACATGACCGGTGGTACGGTGGTCGTGCTGGGTCAGACCGGCCGTAACTTCGCGGCCGGGATGTCCGGCGGCGTAGCCTTTGTGCTGGATGAGGACGGGGACTTCGAAAGCCGTTGTAATCTGGCCCAGGTTTCCCTGGACGGGGTTAAGGACGAAAAGTCCGCTCCCGCCCTGGGCGCCTGCAGCGACCTCTCCGGCCACGGCAAGGTGGATGTGCGCCATCTGGCCATGTCCGACGAAGCCCTGCTCAAGGGGCTGGTGGAAAGCCATCTGGCGGCCACCGGTTCGCCCCGTGCCAAGCAAATCCTGGACGACTGGGCCAATTACCGGGCCAAGTTCGTCAAAGTCATGCCTAACGAATACCGTCGTGCGCTGACGGAAATCGTTGCCCAGCAACAAAAGCAACAGGAGGCCGTGTAA
- a CDS encoding deoxyguanosinetriphosphate triphosphohydrolase, translating into MNLRPCAVSEATSGGRQWPEPAPSYRSEFQRDRDRIVHSTAFRRLEYKTQVFVNHEGDLFRTRLTHSLEVAQIARGIARALDLNEDLVEAISLAHDLGHTPFGHAGQEALNDCMARWGGFEHNLQSLRIVDLLEDRYAEFSGLNLCFETREGIIKHCSQENARQLGEVGRRFLEGGSPSLEAQVCNLADEIAYNNHDVDDGLRSGLITVEQLEGVGLFSDFFREVRARYPDLAVRRCLHETTRRMINALVTDLVETTRRNLDQLGATSPAEVRQAPPMVGFGAAMAASQQAMKQFLRRNLYQHYQVLRMTTKAKGIIRDLFRVFLDDVRLLPPQYQQMAKEDGPRAVADYVAGMTDRYAMREHQRIFAVVSGESA; encoded by the coding sequence ATGAATCTACGTCCCTGCGCCGTGTCCGAAGCAACGAGTGGGGGGCGTCAATGGCCCGAGCCGGCCCCGTCCTATCGCAGTGAATTCCAGCGGGACCGGGATCGGATTGTCCATTCCACCGCTTTTCGCCGTCTGGAATACAAGACCCAGGTCTTTGTGAACCATGAGGGGGATCTGTTTCGCACCCGCCTTACCCACAGCCTGGAGGTGGCCCAAATCGCCCGGGGCATTGCCCGGGCCCTGGACCTCAATGAGGATTTGGTGGAAGCCATTTCCCTGGCCCACGACCTGGGTCACACCCCCTTCGGCCACGCGGGCCAGGAAGCCCTGAATGACTGTATGGCCCGTTGGGGCGGCTTCGAGCACAACCTCCAGTCCCTGCGCATTGTGGATTTGCTGGAAGACCGCTATGCGGAATTTTCTGGCCTGAATCTGTGTTTCGAAACCCGGGAAGGCATTATCAAGCACTGTTCCCAGGAAAACGCCCGTCAGTTGGGGGAAGTGGGGCGCCGTTTTCTGGAAGGGGGCAGTCCGTCCCTGGAAGCCCAAGTGTGCAATCTGGCGGATGAAATTGCCTACAACAACCATGATGTAGATGACGGCCTGCGTTCTGGGCTGATCACGGTGGAGCAGCTGGAAGGGGTCGGTCTTTTTTCTGACTTCTTCCGGGAAGTGCGGGCCAGGTACCCCGATCTGGCTGTCCGCCGCTGTCTCCATGAAACCACCCGGCGCATGATTAATGCCCTGGTGACCGATCTGGTGGAAACCACCCGGCGCAATCTGGATCAGCTGGGGGCAACCAGTCCGGCGGAGGTGCGCCAGGCGCCGCCCATGGTGGGCTTTGGTGCCGCCATGGCAGCTTCCCAGCAGGCGATGAAGCAGTTCCTGCGGCGCAACCTGTATCAGCACTACCAGGTGCTGCGCATGACCACCAAGGCCAAGGGCATTATCCGGGACCTGTTCCGGGTATTTCTGGATGACGTCCGTCTGCTGCCGCCCCAGTATCAGCAAATGGCCAAAGAGGATGGGCCCCGGGCGGTAGCGGATTATGTGGCGGGGATGACGGACCGCTATGCCATGCGGGAGCATCAACGGATTTTTGCGGTGGTGAGCGGTGAAAGCGCTTAA
- the aroB gene encoding 3-dehydroquinate synthase, whose product MNPTVLNVALGQRSYPIWIGCGLLDQSDWLDPYVPGRRVAAVSNETVAPLYLARLTALLEGAGKKVIPVVLPDGEQFKNWETLNQIFDGLLGHNCERSTPILALGGGVVGDMTGFAAACYQRGAPFIQVPTTLLAQVDSSVGGKTAINHPLGKNMIGAFHQPKLVLADLDTLDTLPDQELRAGLAEVIKYGLIRDLPFLAWLEAHMAGLLARDKSLLAEAVRRSCENKAEVVARDEREGGERALLNLGHTFGHAIEAGMGYGVWLHGEAVAAGTMMAVDLSYQLGWLSQADVARVEALLTQAGLPVRGPAAMTADQYLPLMRHDKKVQDGHLRLVLLQGLGHGVVSDQATPEQILAAIRSRSDH is encoded by the coding sequence ATGAATCCTACGGTATTGAACGTGGCGTTGGGGCAACGCTCCTATCCGATCTGGATCGGTTGTGGCTTGCTGGACCAGTCGGACTGGTTGGATCCCTATGTGCCGGGCCGCCGGGTGGCGGCGGTTTCCAATGAAACCGTGGCGCCCCTTTACCTGGCTCGGCTTACCGCCTTGCTGGAGGGGGCGGGTAAGAAGGTGATCCCCGTCGTGCTGCCAGACGGGGAACAATTCAAAAACTGGGAAACCCTCAATCAAATTTTTGACGGTCTGCTCGGCCACAACTGCGAGCGTTCTACCCCGATTCTGGCCCTGGGGGGCGGGGTGGTGGGGGACATGACCGGCTTTGCCGCTGCCTGCTACCAACGGGGGGCGCCGTTCATTCAGGTGCCCACCACCTTGCTGGCCCAGGTGGATTCCTCCGTGGGGGGGAAGACCGCCATCAACCACCCCTTGGGCAAGAATATGATCGGGGCTTTCCACCAGCCCAAGCTGGTACTGGCCGACCTGGATACCCTGGATACCCTGCCGGACCAAGAACTGCGGGCCGGACTGGCGGAAGTGATCAAATATGGCCTGATCCGGGACCTGCCTTTCCTCGCTTGGCTGGAAGCCCATATGGCGGGCTTGCTGGCCCGGGACAAATCCCTGCTGGCCGAGGCCGTGCGCCGTTCCTGTGAAAACAAGGCGGAAGTGGTGGCTCGGGACGAACGGGAAGGGGGGGAGCGGGCCCTGCTTAACCTGGGGCACACCTTCGGCCACGCTATCGAGGCGGGTATGGGGTACGGGGTCTGGCTCCACGGAGAGGCGGTGGCGGCGGGTACCATGATGGCCGTGGATTTGTCCTACCAGCTGGGCTGGCTGTCCCAGGCTGACGTGGCTCGTGTGGAGGCTCTGTTGACCCAGGCCGGGCTGCCCGTGCGGGGGCCTGCCGCCATGACGGCGGACCAGTACCTGCCCCTCATGCGCCACGACAAAAAAGTGCAGGATGGTCACCTGCGCCTAGTGTTGCTCCAGGGCTTAGGTCATGGGGTGGTGAGCGATCAGGCGACGCCGGAGCAGATTCTCGCCGCCATCCGCAGCCGCTCGGACCATTAG